The Cytophagales bacterium DNA window AATCCGGGAAATCCAACCGATACTGTAGAGGATTGGTTCGTTTCCCCACCTCTTAATTTTAATACATCTGCCCGGTTGAATCTTAAACTATACCCTGGGGTTTTATCTGCGGATTCAAGCGAGTATTTCGGAATATGGTTTGGTACCGGTTCTAATGATCCTGCGAATGGGAATTTTTATGAGCTTGCTAACTTAACAGACATGCACATGCAAACCAATTTTCAATGGGTAGATACTTCTTTTGCGATCAATTCCTATACTGATTCCGGTTATGTAGCATTCAAATACATAAATACCTGGGATGATAAGTTTGAAATATATATTGATAATGTCAATATTATCCCCGATAGCAACAAGGGAACGATTGACAGTTTAAAAATTATTCCTTCAAACCCAACAACAAATGACTCAATTAAAATTATCAGCTTTACATTATTCCCTTATGGAGCATGTACCCTGAAAAACTCTTCTTTCAACATAAATAATAAAGAAATAGTAATAAATGCAACACATTTTGAGGGTGGCTGGCCAGCCATTTGTAACTCTGTTGATACCATTACAATTGGCAAATTAGATACAGGCGCTTATACTTTATATTATAATCTGTCTGTTGATACTAATCTTGCTGTTTTTGATACGGACACCCTATTTTTCGTTGTGCAAAACCCTACTGATGTTATTTCAACACCCGTTGAAACAACTGCGATAAAAATATATCCTAACCCCAATACGGACGAGTTTATAATAGAGATGAATATTTTAAAAGTTCAAGATGTAGAAATTACGTTGTTTAATATAGCTGGTCAGGTGATATACAACGAAAATTTAAAACGATTCAAAGGGCTATATTTTAAGCGAATTAATACAAAAGGACTTTCCACAGGGGTTTACCAACTGCAGATAAAAACAGGTTATGGTGAAGTTAATAAGAAGGTTGTTGTTGAATAGGCTGTTTTTCTCTTTCCATTCTTTTTGTGTCAAAGAACTACGAAATTTTCTGTTGAAACGAAAGTGTCAAATCGTTACTCTTTTCTTTTGTGCGGTGGCAGGCAAGCTTTTCAATTTTGCTTTGACAATTAAAAATAAATTAAAATAAGAATTATTTATCTTTAGAAAGATCTTGAAAAACAAACCAAAGTCGCCAGACGACTAAACGTTTCAAAATTACAAAACAATTCTTTAAAACATAGCCCACTTGTAAATTTTGAAATTCTCAAAAAATCAATTATCTTTGCAAATTATTAGCATAGCGCAGGACGCTATGCACCATGCTCTTTGCGCCATGCGTTATAATGGAATCAACCGACTACATAGCCCTCTCCATCCCCGTATTCTTTCTGCTTATTGGTATTGAGCTGATCATCTCCACATTCAGGAAGAAAAAACTTTACCGGTTCCATGACGCCATCACGAGCATAAGTTGCGGCATTGGTTCGGAAATTATGGGTGCATTTTTAAAAACAGCATTGTTTTTTGGCTACCTGTACATCTACGATAACCTCAGGATCTTCACAGTGCCCAATGCTATGTGGTCATGGGTGCTCTTATTTTTAGGAATTGATCTTTGCTATTATTGGTTTCATCGCAAAAGTCATGTGATCAATATATTGTGGGCGGCTCACATTGTACATCATCAAAGCGAGGATTACAACCTGAGCACTGCCCTGAGGCAGGCATGGTTCCAGAGTTCATTCTCCTGGGTATTTTACCTGCCGCTTGCTCTGATTGGATTTGAACCCATCATGTTTTTAACTTTCTCTGCATTCAATACATTATATCAATTCTGGATACACACAAGAGCCATCGGTCGTTTAGGTTTTCTTGAATGGTTTATGAACACGCCTTCGCATCACCGCGTACATCACGGCAAAAATCCAAAATACCTCGACAAAAATTATGCTGCGGTTTTTATTATCTGGGACAGGATGTTTGGCACTTTCCAGGCCGAGGAAGAAGAACCGGTCTACGGAATTACCAAATCATTAAAAAGCTGGAACCCGATATGGACCAACTTTCATTATTGGGTAGACCTGTTTAAAACAGCTTACAGATCCAATAAGCTTATTGACAAAATAAACGTTTTTATTAAGCCCCCCGGCTGGTCTCCCGCGGAATTAGGTGGATTTCAACCGGCACCCGAAGTTGACAAGGTAACCTACGAAAAATATGAGACTAAAATCCCTGTATCAACCAATTTTTATGTATTTTTTCAGTTTGTACCGGCACTGCTTGCAGCATCTGCCTTTCTTTTCTTACAAGATTCATTTTCTATCATGCAATACTTTGCGGTACCTGCCTTCGTATTGCTTTCAATCATGAATTGCGGTGCCATTCTTGAAAAAAAAAGATGGGTGATCGCGCTTGAATACATGAGATTCCTTTTTGCGGTGGCTGTAGTACTACTGTTTTACAATTCACCTTGGTTTACAATTATATTATATGGGACCTTTATCTTCATTGCTATTTCTATATTTTGGTTTACCAAACAACTGGGATCCTTTACAATTATTAAAAAAATGCCATAAAGACACTAAAGTATCACAAAGGATAATTTTTAATACACATAGTGTAACTTTGTGTCTTTGTGCCTTCGTGGCAAAAATTTTTATGCCTGAAAAACAATATAAAACATTCAAAGAATTTTATCCATATTACCTGGATGAACATCGCAAAATAGGAACTCGTGTATCACATTTCATAGGCACAACCCTCTTTTTTGTATTTATAATTCTGGCTATTGTTCAGTTGCAG harbors:
- a CDS encoding T9SS type A sorting domain-containing protein encodes the protein NPGNPTDTVEDWFVSPPLNFNTSARLNLKLYPGVLSADSSEYFGIWFGTGSNDPANGNFYELANLTDMHMQTNFQWVDTSFAINSYTDSGYVAFKYINTWDDKFEIYIDNVNIIPDSNKGTIDSLKIIPSNPTTNDSIKIISFTLFPYGACTLKNSSFNINNKEIVINATHFEGGWPAICNSVDTITIGKLDTGAYTLYYNLSVDTNLAVFDTDTLFFVVQNPTDVISTPVETTAIKIYPNPNTDEFIIEMNILKVQDVEITLFNIAGQVIYNENLKRFKGLYFKRINTKGLSTGVYQLQIKTGYGEVNKKVVVE
- a CDS encoding sterol desaturase family protein, whose translation is MLFAPCVIMESTDYIALSIPVFFLLIGIELIISTFRKKKLYRFHDAITSISCGIGSEIMGAFLKTALFFGYLYIYDNLRIFTVPNAMWSWVLLFLGIDLCYYWFHRKSHVINILWAAHIVHHQSEDYNLSTALRQAWFQSSFSWVFYLPLALIGFEPIMFLTFSAFNTLYQFWIHTRAIGRLGFLEWFMNTPSHHRVHHGKNPKYLDKNYAAVFIIWDRMFGTFQAEEEEPVYGITKSLKSWNPIWTNFHYWVDLFKTAYRSNKLIDKINVFIKPPGWSPAELGGFQPAPEVDKVTYEKYETKIPVSTNFYVFFQFVPALLAASAFLFLQDSFSIMQYFAVPAFVLLSIMNCGAILEKKRWVIALEYMRFLFAVAVVLLFYNSPWFTIILYGTFIFIAISIFWFTKQLGSFTIIKKMP